Proteins encoded within one genomic window of Methanosarcina barkeri str. Wiesmoor:
- a CDS encoding Nif3-like dinuclear metal center hexameric protein: protein MELMKVVEILEEIAPPELAEDFDKGRIGLILNLENNIEKIAVALDASSYVLKKAAEMRANLLVTHHTLIFHPINKISKSLAESLRLALDNGISLYSMHTNYDRAEGGINDVLAARLGLKNLENVEIGRIGEIEPCTSAELASHVSETLKTPVMYAGEKKGMRRVMVFGGSGFANEFLEIARANRVDAFISSELKHNILREYEDLCLIDATHYATENPGMEALCSRLHEISGLEVEFIEQPSGLKAINKT, encoded by the coding sequence ATGGAACTTATGAAAGTCGTAGAAATTCTCGAAGAAATCGCGCCACCTGAACTTGCTGAAGACTTTGACAAAGGCAGGATCGGGCTAATTCTCAATTTGGAAAACAATATAGAAAAAATTGCAGTTGCCCTCGATGCCAGTTCTTACGTACTTAAGAAAGCTGCAGAAATGAGAGCAAATCTTCTGGTTACCCACCACACCCTTATCTTCCATCCGATAAACAAAATTTCAAAATCCCTGGCTGAATCCCTCAGGCTTGCCCTTGATAACGGGATATCCCTTTACAGTATGCATACAAACTATGATAGGGCCGAAGGAGGTATTAATGATGTGCTTGCTGCAAGGCTCGGGTTAAAGAATCTCGAAAATGTGGAAATTGGCAGAATAGGAGAGATCGAACCCTGTACTTCGGCTGAACTGGCGTCTCATGTTTCGGAAACCCTGAAAACTCCTGTCATGTATGCCGGAGAAAAAAAGGGGATGAGGCGGGTAATGGTCTTCGGTGGCAGTGGCTTTGCAAATGAGTTCCTTGAAATTGCAAGGGCAAATAGAGTTGATGCCTTCATATCTTCTGAACTTAAGCATAATATTCTCCGCGAGTATGAGGATCTCTGCCTGATTGACGCCACTCACTATGCTACGGAAAATCCGGGCATGGAGGCTTTATGCTCCAGACTACATGAAATTTCGGGGCTTGAAGTGGAATTTATCGAACAGCCTTCCGGACTCAAGGCGATTAATAAAACCTGA
- a CDS encoding HD domain-containing protein — protein sequence MQKEDLDFFKKWFLDYVDQFSSPEVFIQENVELKIKHTTRVCENILLLAKAENLEERDCRLAETIALFHDLGRFEQFTKYRTFKDSESEDHALLGVKILENTGILSILSRKEKDIILKAVEYHNRMEIPKCTETTSEFLFYLKLIRDADKLDILKLVSEDYEKEEEFRNPALELNIPDTPGCSENIVADVLNNRMAKLADVKNRNDIKLLRLSWIFDISFPAAFSLLREHGYLEAILYSMPETEKVQLVREHIESYLNSVETRARSKAVKNDIEKL from the coding sequence ATGCAGAAGGAAGACCTGGACTTTTTCAAAAAATGGTTTCTGGATTATGTAGACCAATTTTCCTCTCCTGAAGTCTTTATCCAGGAAAACGTTGAGCTAAAAATCAAACATACGACGAGAGTATGTGAAAATATTCTTTTACTTGCCAAAGCAGAAAATTTAGAGGAGAGAGATTGCAGGCTCGCTGAAACAATAGCCTTATTTCATGACCTGGGCCGCTTTGAACAGTTTACTAAATACAGGACGTTCAAAGACTCAGAATCTGAAGATCATGCTTTACTTGGCGTAAAAATCCTGGAAAATACCGGGATTCTTTCTATTCTATCTCGGAAAGAAAAAGATATAATCCTGAAAGCTGTGGAATATCATAATCGCATGGAGATTCCCAAATGCACAGAAACTACCAGCGAATTCCTTTTTTATTTGAAATTGATCAGGGACGCCGATAAGCTTGATATCCTGAAGCTTGTGAGTGAAGATTATGAGAAAGAAGAAGAGTTCAGGAATCCAGCCCTTGAACTCAATATTCCCGATACGCCTGGATGTTCGGAAAATATAGTTGCGGATGTTCTGAATAATAGGATGGCAAAGCTTGCAGATGTAAAAAACCGGAATGACATTAAACTCCTTCGCCTGAGCTGGATTTTTGACATTAGTTTTCCTGCAGCTTTTTCCCTTCTCAGAGAACACGGCTATCTTGAGGCAATTCTGTACTCAATGCCAGAGACTGAAAAAGTGCAGCTGGTACGCGAACATATTGAGAGCTATTTGAACTCGGTTGAGACCAGAGCCAGAAGTAAAGCTGTGAAAAATGATATAGAAAAGCTGTGA
- a CDS encoding tetratricopeptide repeat protein, whose amino-acid sequence MSSIRKNNLIVGFFILLALMLYFFSGFLSVAGAVTGKELVAEDYEKNEVNEKTEVAPDLYEIMAQRPSSIEGLIDKGNALYSSKKYQLSVNCYNDALKIDPNSSLAWYGKGCSLAELGKNDQAVNCYEKALSTFPVSPENWYNKGNKHLELNNYVEAINFYDKSFAANTYLSTVWYRKALASEQLGLDQESLNSYDKSIELNSNSSSSLQMQGMAYLGLEKYPEAIEYLDSALNITPDNAELLYQKGVVLDKSGDYETAIDCYDKAISFNPDLVNAWHNKGVNLEKMGIYDEALTCYEFVLLSEPENLDVLQRKGVCLEKLGRNDEALQCYDEVLVYDPGSSEAWYSKGSLLNKTGQYDAAIACYDKALNPDTGVQVEEIGSDSLEQLNVYEAALPSYPENPEFKSSPTVKIWYEKALAFDKLEKYESAIECYDKVLETESGHAVVWYLKGLDLERLGRYEEAIECYGRALKLDSGYAKVWYRKGLDSSKIKDYKDAVESYDKALEIDENYTLTWAGKAFALAKLGEYESSLTCYNKVLGAVPSSAVAWYNKGLVLDELGKHAEASECYNQTLLIDPEYSAARFKLNKNMKQDSTEALISEHVKNNSADANPAQMLSGGFWAYLLNYEYASSEDRDEPSEDLNLFSPDISYDAAWYGKASIYGKLGMYDDALNSYDMVLAINPARAEAWYEKGSILDRLDRSEEALECYRKALDLDPQSSTALYGIASTTGDLGKLEEAVSYYDQLLTLNSSNSDALLGKGLALSNLSRYDEAISCYTKLLNSEPENLEALRSRAFALSKSNKSNDALADYDRIIKLQPENSQILAEKASLLEALGRYEETAACYERMLEISPNNREIIYKQGKALENSGDFEGAVGCYDRILELDPGNVGAYNNKGFVLYKLEKYQQAIDCYDKALEYSPDNVTAWYFQGCTYLTLSSNKAALNCFNKTVQLKPDCITAWYNKGYIHNMMGETEEAVSCYDNVLAISPNSPSALYNKRFALYTLKKLDEAAACKAKLDEIDPGFVDALQERGTKFFLPEYYNSTLNYSLPSRWYGGEENVSGNVSTNTTAPLLGKITESSDSPENNSSNYNTTELNDGQESEDPTELEYGQESEYSELDDEQESEDPDYWYVPEPDG is encoded by the coding sequence ATGAGCTCAATTAGGAAAAATAATTTGATTGTTGGTTTTTTTATTCTCCTTGCATTGATGCTATATTTCTTTTCAGGTTTTTTATCTGTTGCAGGAGCTGTTACAGGTAAGGAGCTGGTTGCAGAAGACTATGAGAAGAATGAAGTTAATGAAAAGACTGAAGTCGCTCCTGATCTTTATGAGATAATGGCACAGCGCCCATCTTCTATAGAAGGCTTGATTGATAAGGGAAATGCGTTGTACTCTAGTAAAAAATATCAGCTCTCTGTAAACTGCTATAATGATGCACTTAAGATCGATCCTAATTCTTCATTGGCCTGGTATGGAAAAGGATGTTCTCTGGCCGAACTGGGAAAGAATGACCAAGCAGTCAACTGTTATGAGAAGGCTCTTTCAACCTTTCCGGTCTCTCCCGAAAACTGGTATAATAAGGGTAACAAACATCTTGAGCTAAATAACTATGTTGAGGCTATCAACTTCTATGACAAAAGCTTTGCTGCAAATACCTATCTCTCTACGGTATGGTACCGAAAAGCTCTTGCCTCTGAGCAGCTGGGGCTTGATCAGGAATCTCTGAACTCTTATGATAAATCTATTGAACTGAATTCCAATTCTTCCAGCTCTCTGCAGATGCAGGGAATGGCTTACCTCGGACTTGAGAAGTATCCTGAGGCAATTGAATACCTTGACAGCGCTCTTAATATTACTCCTGACAATGCTGAACTCTTGTATCAGAAAGGAGTAGTTCTTGATAAATCCGGTGATTACGAAACTGCAATAGACTGTTATGACAAAGCAATTTCTTTTAATCCAGATCTGGTAAATGCCTGGCATAATAAAGGTGTTAACCTTGAAAAGATGGGAATTTATGATGAGGCGCTTACTTGCTACGAGTTTGTTCTTCTGTCCGAGCCTGAAAATCTTGATGTTTTACAGAGAAAAGGTGTATGCCTTGAAAAGCTTGGAAGAAATGATGAAGCTCTTCAGTGCTATGACGAGGTTCTGGTCTACGATCCTGGCAGTTCCGAAGCCTGGTATAGTAAAGGTTCTCTGCTTAATAAGACCGGCCAATATGACGCTGCAATAGCGTGCTATGATAAGGCGCTTAACCCGGACACAGGGGTTCAGGTTGAGGAAATCGGAAGTGATTCGCTCGAACAACTAAATGTTTACGAAGCTGCACTTCCATCTTATCCCGAAAATCCTGAATTTAAGTCGTCACCTACAGTTAAAATCTGGTACGAGAAAGCCCTAGCTTTTGATAAGCTTGAAAAATACGAATCTGCGATTGAGTGTTATGATAAGGTTCTTGAAACAGAGTCTGGACATGCTGTTGTCTGGTATCTAAAAGGCCTGGATCTTGAAAGGCTTGGCAGGTACGAAGAGGCAATTGAATGCTATGGCCGAGCCCTGAAACTGGACTCCGGGTATGCTAAAGTCTGGTATCGGAAAGGCTTAGACTCTTCAAAAATCAAAGACTACAAAGATGCAGTAGAAAGCTATGATAAAGCTCTCGAGATTGATGAAAACTATACCCTTACCTGGGCTGGCAAGGCTTTTGCCCTGGCGAAACTTGGAGAATACGAAAGTTCGCTCACATGTTACAACAAAGTCCTTGGGGCTGTGCCCAGCAGCGCAGTTGCCTGGTACAATAAAGGGCTTGTTCTTGATGAACTCGGAAAGCATGCAGAAGCTTCTGAATGTTATAACCAGACTCTTCTGATCGATCCCGAATATTCGGCTGCGCGCTTTAAGTTGAACAAAAACATGAAACAGGACTCAACAGAAGCTCTAATATCAGAGCATGTTAAAAACAATAGTGCAGATGCCAATCCTGCCCAGATGCTTTCTGGAGGTTTCTGGGCATATCTTCTGAACTATGAATACGCAAGCTCAGAAGACCGCGATGAGCCTTCCGAAGATCTGAACCTGTTTAGCCCCGATATCAGTTACGATGCCGCATGGTATGGAAAGGCCTCAATCTACGGTAAACTCGGAATGTACGACGATGCACTTAATTCTTATGATATGGTGCTTGCAATTAATCCTGCACGTGCTGAGGCCTGGTATGAAAAAGGCTCGATACTTGATAGGTTAGACAGAAGTGAGGAAGCTCTGGAATGCTACAGGAAAGCCCTGGACCTTGATCCACAGTCAAGTACAGCTCTGTATGGGATAGCCTCTACTACAGGTGATCTTGGAAAGCTTGAAGAAGCAGTCAGTTACTATGACCAGTTGCTTACTCTAAACTCCAGTAACTCAGATGCCCTCCTTGGGAAAGGTCTTGCTCTCTCGAATCTGAGCAGGTATGACGAGGCAATTTCCTGTTACACTAAACTTCTTAACTCTGAGCCTGAAAACCTTGAGGCGCTCAGAAGTCGGGCTTTTGCTCTCTCGAAATCCAATAAATCCAATGACGCGCTGGCAGATTACGATAGAATAATTAAGCTTCAGCCTGAAAATTCCCAGATCCTGGCTGAGAAAGCCTCTTTACTTGAGGCACTTGGCAGGTATGAGGAAACTGCTGCATGTTATGAGAGAATGCTTGAAATCTCACCGAACAACAGGGAGATAATTTACAAACAAGGAAAAGCTCTGGAGAACAGCGGAGACTTTGAGGGAGCAGTGGGCTGTTACGATAGAATTCTTGAGCTGGATCCGGGCAATGTGGGTGCTTACAATAACAAAGGCTTTGTGCTCTACAAGCTGGAAAAATATCAGCAAGCTATTGACTGTTACGATAAGGCTCTGGAATACAGTCCAGACAATGTTACAGCCTGGTATTTCCAGGGCTGTACTTATCTCACGTTAAGCAGCAATAAAGCAGCCCTTAATTGTTTCAACAAAACAGTACAGCTTAAACCTGATTGTATCACAGCATGGTATAACAAAGGATACATTCATAACATGATGGGAGAAACTGAAGAAGCAGTTTCATGCTATGATAATGTCCTTGCAATTAGTCCGAACTCACCTTCGGCTCTTTACAATAAACGGTTTGCGCTTTATACTCTAAAGAAACTAGATGAGGCTGCTGCATGCAAGGCAAAACTAGATGAGATAGATCCAGGTTTTGTGGACGCTCTGCAGGAAAGAGGAACTAAGTTCTTCCTTCCTGAATATTATAATAGCACTCTGAATTATTCCCTGCCTTCAAGATGGTACGGAGGAGAAGAAAATGTCTCAGGAAATGTAAGTACAAACACGACTGCACCTTTATTAGGAAAGATAACTGAATCCTCCGACAGCCCGGAAAATAACAGCAGCAATTATAATACTACGGAGCTTAATGATGGACAGGAAAGCGAGGATCCTACTGAGCTTGAGTATGGGCAGGAAAGTGAATATTCGGAGCTTGATGATGAGCAGGAAAGTGAGGATCCAGATTATTGGTATGTTCCCGAGCCTGATGGGTGA
- the thiI gene encoding tRNA uracil 4-sulfurtransferase ThiI, with protein sequence MTDNSNDIEARPKAGAHTSRESKHTPEDYIENPDNPGSGPSSLRPEIPPNVIIVRYGELALKSTGVRNWYEKILMKNIAAMLESRDIPYFQIRREWGRIFIETMDFRAAEAAADVFGIVSTSPALTTEPTLESTASVCATLAKDLVLEGESFAVRARRSGNHPFSSVDIGRTCGDAVWSALEKKGKHPRVDLSSPDKEVFVEMRQNLAYVYLETFKGVGGLPLGTQGSMVVLMSGGLDSPVAAWLMMKRGVMIIPVYCNTSPYAENAARERAFECIRQLQKWAPGHQFKTYELPHGPNLRTFIDICNRKNTCLLCKRMMYREAYEVMKKEGASGIITGSSLGQVASQTAANMYAEIYQLAIPIYHPLIAFDKTEIIDIARKIGTYDISSQPAGSCTAVPERPEIGANYDLVVTEEQKMDIETMVFNAMKAAKVLKL encoded by the coding sequence ATGACAGACAATTCCAATGATATCGAGGCAAGGCCTAAGGCTGGTGCCCATACCTCGAGAGAAAGCAAGCATACACCGGAAGATTATATTGAAAATCCAGATAACCCTGGTTCAGGCCCCTCTTCTTTAAGGCCTGAAATCCCACCTAATGTAATCATAGTTCGGTATGGCGAACTTGCCCTTAAAAGTACAGGGGTTCGGAACTGGTATGAGAAAATTCTTATGAAGAATATTGCGGCAATGCTGGAATCTCGAGATATTCCATATTTCCAGATACGTCGGGAATGGGGCCGGATATTTATCGAGACTATGGATTTCCGTGCGGCTGAAGCAGCTGCTGACGTTTTTGGGATTGTCTCTACTTCCCCTGCATTGACAACTGAGCCTACCCTTGAGAGCACAGCCAGTGTATGTGCTACCCTGGCTAAGGACCTGGTTTTAGAAGGCGAATCTTTTGCGGTCAGGGCTAGAAGAAGCGGGAACCATCCTTTTTCTTCGGTGGACATAGGCAGAACCTGCGGAGATGCCGTCTGGAGTGCTCTGGAAAAAAAAGGGAAGCATCCCAGAGTTGACCTTAGTTCTCCTGATAAAGAAGTTTTTGTAGAAATGAGGCAAAATCTCGCTTACGTCTATCTGGAAACATTTAAAGGAGTAGGGGGTCTTCCTCTAGGCACACAGGGAAGTATGGTTGTTTTAATGTCCGGTGGGCTTGACTCTCCGGTTGCAGCCTGGCTTATGATGAAACGCGGAGTTATGATTATTCCGGTATACTGTAATACTTCGCCCTATGCCGAGAACGCCGCAAGAGAACGCGCTTTTGAATGTATTCGCCAGCTCCAGAAATGGGCTCCAGGGCATCAGTTTAAGACTTATGAACTTCCTCACGGCCCCAATCTTCGGACTTTTATCGACATCTGCAACCGAAAAAATACCTGTCTTCTCTGCAAACGAATGATGTACAGGGAAGCCTACGAGGTTATGAAAAAAGAAGGTGCAAGTGGAATTATTACTGGTTCTTCCCTGGGACAGGTAGCTTCCCAAACTGCTGCCAATATGTATGCTGAAATTTATCAGCTTGCTATTCCTATTTACCATCCTTTGATTGCCTTTGATAAAACAGAGATAATAGACATTGCCCGCAAAATCGGAACCTATGATATTTCCAGTCAACCTGCAGGCAGTTGCACTGCTGTGCCTGAGCGGCCTGAAATAGGAGCAAATTATGACCTTGTCGTAACTGAAGAACAAAAAATGGATATCGAGACCATGGTTTTCAATGCTATGAAAGCCGCAAAAGTCCTTAAACTCTGA
- a CDS encoding class I SAM-dependent methyltransferase, giving the protein MSVVSKYNRIAPIYELIDLPLEYFFFREWRKEALSGLSGKILEVGVGTGRNLKYYPASCRVIGIDKSKRMLRRAQEKAEGRKNITLYPMDAEHLEFPDNSFDYVITTFVLCTIPDPVKALKEMRRVLKPSGELIALEHVHSDYPFVDFIEHLINPVLFILLGDHTTRHTVKNIEKAGFTIKEAKKLAFKDVFRKIRAKP; this is encoded by the coding sequence ATGTCCGTTGTTTCAAAGTATAACCGAATAGCACCCATATACGAACTGATAGACTTGCCTCTGGAATATTTCTTTTTCCGGGAATGGAGAAAAGAAGCTCTTTCAGGCCTGAGCGGAAAAATTCTGGAAGTCGGGGTGGGCACCGGAAGAAACCTGAAATACTATCCGGCAAGCTGTAGGGTAATAGGAATCGACAAAAGTAAAAGGATGCTCCGACGAGCCCAAGAAAAAGCCGAAGGCAGGAAAAACATTACTCTTTATCCTATGGATGCCGAACATCTTGAATTTCCTGATAACAGCTTTGACTATGTGATCACAACTTTTGTCCTCTGTACAATCCCCGATCCTGTGAAAGCTCTTAAGGAAATGAGGCGAGTCCTGAAACCATCAGGGGAACTGATAGCTCTTGAACATGTGCACAGTGACTACCCTTTTGTTGACTTCATAGAACATTTAATTAATCCGGTTCTGTTTATTCTTCTTGGGGATCATACAACCCGACATACCGTGAAAAATATTGAAAAAGCCGGCTTCACCATTAAGGAAGCGAAAAAACTGGCTTTTAAGGATGTTTTCAGGAAGATCAGGGCAAAACCATAA
- a CDS encoding reprolysin family propeptide-containing metallopeptidase: protein MNKIFGVSAIFATFLIVTVVVVLAVSTTTEDDKSDIINNIAFDKKLLDFNDTLDNFETVTTNPTAFLDDAADGQVTLRLLGQNFDLKLQKIHIVSDNATITAADGSISDAPKSYSYTGTVVGEANSSVVLTAGDGVLIGEINVDNKSYYIDQTAKKYNNKVVHIVYSSDEIKTGNILAYCTVFPVIYFVPQVRKS from the coding sequence ATGAATAAAATATTTGGAGTAAGCGCAATATTTGCAACATTTTTGATAGTAACTGTTGTAGTTGTACTGGCAGTAAGTACAACTACAGAGGACGACAAATCAGATATAATAAATAACATTGCCTTCGACAAAAAATTGCTTGACTTCAATGATACACTAGATAATTTTGAAACTGTTACTACAAATCCTACAGCTTTTCTCGATGATGCAGCTGATGGTCAGGTTACACTTAGACTGTTAGGACAAAATTTTGATCTTAAACTTCAGAAAATACATATAGTAAGTGACAACGCAACAATTACAGCAGCAGATGGATCTATCTCAGATGCTCCTAAATCCTATTCGTATACTGGAACAGTTGTTGGGGAAGCAAATAGTAGCGTCGTATTAACAGCAGGGGATGGCGTTCTTATCGGAGAAATAAACGTTGATAATAAAAGTTATTATATTGACCAGACTGCTAAGAAATATAACAACAAAGTTGTCCATATAGTCTATTCTTCAGATGAGATTAAGACGGGAAATATTTTGGCATATTGTACTGTTTTTCCCGTAATTTATTTTGTTCCTCAAGTGAGGAAGTCCTAG
- the argH gene encoding argininosuccinate lyase yields the protein MSNILRRGRLEAAQDEEILRYTSSMEADRWIFDADIAVDLAHTVMLKEQGIINREDCSKILSGLLKIREEGMEKLDFSYEDIHISLESRLIDMVGEDVGGRMHSGRSRNDEVATCIRLVLREELTGLLEEIHELRQALLTLAEKHTETLMPGFTHMQHAQPTTLAHHLCAHEAALGRDFDRIQDAYSRVNLCPLGAAAFASTGFNLNRKRTQELLGFDGLLENSMDAVSTRDFLIECASGFTNLMINLSRMAEELVIWSSSEFNFIELDDMYASTSSIMPQKKNPDTAELMRGKTGVAVGALMSLITICKGLPLSYNRDLQEATPNLWRSVETVRASVRIMEGMIKTMKVRPEVLVAQSVTGFTTATELADTFVRETGIPFRTAHQIVGMLAREMEKPTLKKIDSVAEIVLGESLSSRGLKEKMVKEALNPFSNVEIRKIAGGPAPEEMRNYLSKRQTELELNRQEIATLKDITDSAFENLLATVNEYRQA from the coding sequence ATGAGCAATATTTTACGCAGAGGCAGGCTGGAGGCTGCCCAGGACGAGGAAATCTTACGTTATACCTCCTCTATGGAAGCTGACAGGTGGATTTTTGATGCTGACATAGCAGTAGACCTTGCCCACACAGTAATGCTAAAAGAGCAGGGCATCATAAATAGGGAGGACTGCAGTAAAATCCTTAGTGGGCTTTTAAAAATCCGGGAGGAAGGGATGGAAAAGCTCGATTTCAGCTATGAAGACATCCATATCTCTCTTGAGTCAAGGCTCATCGATATGGTTGGGGAAGACGTTGGGGGCAGGATGCATTCTGGGCGTTCCAGAAACGATGAGGTTGCAACTTGTATCAGGCTGGTGCTCAGGGAAGAACTGACCGGGCTGCTTGAAGAAATCCATGAGCTGAGGCAAGCACTTCTAACCCTTGCGGAAAAACATACCGAGACGCTCATGCCTGGTTTTACTCACATGCAGCATGCCCAGCCGACAACACTTGCTCATCACCTCTGCGCCCACGAAGCCGCTCTTGGCAGGGACTTTGACAGGATTCAGGACGCTTACTCCAGGGTAAACCTCTGCCCGCTTGGGGCTGCAGCTTTTGCTTCCACGGGTTTTAACCTGAACAGGAAAAGGACCCAGGAGCTTCTGGGCTTTGACGGCTTGCTTGAAAATTCAATGGATGCGGTTAGCACCAGAGACTTTCTTATTGAATGCGCCTCAGGATTTACAAACCTCATGATAAACCTGAGCCGTATGGCTGAAGAACTTGTAATATGGTCCTCTTCCGAATTCAATTTCATAGAACTGGACGATATGTACGCTTCTACTTCTTCAATCATGCCGCAGAAGAAAAATCCTGACACTGCCGAACTTATGCGCGGGAAAACAGGAGTAGCAGTGGGCGCACTAATGTCTCTGATTACAATCTGCAAAGGGCTTCCCCTGAGTTACAACCGCGACCTTCAGGAAGCAACTCCAAATCTCTGGCGGTCTGTAGAAACGGTAAGGGCTTCAGTAAGGATCATGGAAGGGATGATAAAAACTATGAAAGTCCGTCCTGAAGTGCTTGTTGCCCAGTCAGTTACAGGTTTTACAACCGCAACCGAACTTGCGGATACCTTTGTCCGGGAAACCGGAATTCCTTTCAGGACTGCCCACCAGATCGTCGGGATGCTTGCAAGGGAAATGGAAAAACCAACTCTAAAAAAAATCGATTCCGTTGCCGAAATTGTGCTGGGCGAATCTCTTTCAAGCCGTGGGCTCAAGGAGAAAATGGTAAAAGAAGCCCTGAACCCATTTTCGAACGTAGAGATAAGAAAAATCGCTGGCGGACCAGCTCCCGAAGAAATGCGAAATTACCTCTCGAAAAGGCAGACCGAGCTTGAACTTAACAGGCAGGAAATTGCAACCCTGAAAGATATTACAGACTCAGCTTTTGAAAATCTACTTGCAACCGTTAATGAGTACAGGCAAGCTTGA
- the gatD gene encoding Glu-tRNA(Gln) amidotransferase subunit GatD encodes MEFKQGDRVRIEKNGTVYEGKVMPSMEGYITIKMNSGYNAGFSMDKVKITLLENNGENTNGGLNGGKEHKTAGEEVQKSGKKLPKVAILSTGGTIASKIDYRTGAVTSQFTADDILAAIPELREIADFKGRVISSILSENMDSESWQNLARAIVEEIEAGADGVIVTHGTDTMMYTAAALSFMIETPVPIVIVGSQRSADRPSSDNAMNAICAALVAISDIAEVSVVMHGTTSDDFCEIHRGTKVRKMHTSRRDAFKSINSRPIGIVDYNTRKIKTFIDYIKRGERPLKFNPGMEPKCALVKFTPGSGPEILDHYIDSGYRGLVLEGTGLGHVSTKWIPKIQKATDAKMPVIVTSQCLNGRICDRVYDTGRDMLKAGAIEGEDTLPEIALVKLMWVLGQTDEFNEAVKMLREDISGEITKCCFK; translated from the coding sequence ATGGAATTCAAACAGGGCGATCGGGTACGTATTGAAAAGAACGGCACTGTCTACGAAGGTAAAGTGATGCCGTCCATGGAAGGATATATTACAATAAAAATGAACAGCGGTTACAATGCCGGTTTTTCCATGGATAAGGTAAAGATAACTCTTCTGGAAAACAATGGTGAAAACACAAATGGAGGCCTGAACGGCGGAAAAGAACATAAAACGGCAGGAGAGGAGGTCCAGAAATCTGGAAAAAAGCTTCCAAAGGTTGCTATTCTTTCCACAGGCGGAACGATTGCAAGCAAAATCGATTACAGGACGGGTGCAGTAACTTCCCAGTTTACTGCTGACGATATCCTTGCAGCTATCCCTGAACTCAGAGAGATAGCTGATTTCAAAGGCAGGGTAATCTCAAGCATTCTCTCGGAAAACATGGATTCGGAGTCCTGGCAAAACCTTGCACGTGCCATCGTAGAGGAAATCGAGGCAGGTGCCGATGGAGTAATCGTAACCCACGGGACAGACACCATGATGTACACGGCTGCAGCCCTTTCCTTTATGATTGAAACACCTGTGCCCATCGTTATTGTAGGTTCCCAGAGAAGTGCAGACCGTCCGAGCAGTGACAATGCCATGAATGCAATATGTGCGGCCCTTGTTGCTATTAGTGATATTGCTGAAGTTTCGGTTGTTATGCATGGAACAACCTCAGATGATTTCTGTGAGATCCACCGTGGAACTAAAGTCAGGAAAATGCATACTTCCCGCAGAGATGCCTTCAAGTCAATAAATTCCCGACCTATAGGAATCGTGGATTACAATACAAGAAAAATAAAAACTTTCATTGACTATATCAAACGTGGAGAAAGACCTCTCAAATTCAATCCAGGCATGGAACCGAAATGTGCTCTTGTTAAATTCACTCCCGGTTCAGGTCCTGAAATCCTTGACCATTACATTGACAGCGGGTACAGAGGACTGGTTCTCGAAGGTACTGGGCTTGGGCATGTGTCTACAAAATGGATTCCCAAGATTCAGAAAGCAACAGATGCAAAAATGCCTGTTATAGTTACGTCTCAGTGCCTTAATGGCAGAATCTGCGACCGCGTCTATGATACTGGCCGTGATATGCTGAAAGCCGGTGCAATCGAAGGAGAAGATACCCTGCCTGAAATCGCCCTTGTTAAACTTATGTGGGTGCTCGGTCAGACCGATGAATTTAACGAAGCTGTCAAAATGCTCAGGGAAGATATCAGTGGAGAGATTACAAAGTGCTGTTTTAAGTAA
- a CDS encoding YkvA family protein: protein MLKLKEIKNNAKKYIELCKLIYVDPRTPKTAKILLWIAIGYALSPIDLIPDFIPVIGSLDDMIIVPVLLYIAIRSVPKNVYIENYVQILSK, encoded by the coding sequence ATGTTGAAACTAAAAGAAATAAAGAATAATGCAAAAAAGTACATAGAACTATGCAAACTTATATATGTAGATCCTCGAACCCCCAAAACTGCAAAAATACTGTTATGGATCGCCATAGGTTATGCATTATCACCAATTGATTTAATACCGGATTTCATACCTGTAATTGGTTCTCTTGATGACATGATAATCGTCCCTGTGCTTTTATACATTGCAATTAGATCAGTACCCAAAAATGTGTATATAGAAAATTATGTTCAAATTTTGAGTAAATAA